The Bosea sp. (in: a-proteobacteria) genome includes the window AGCATCCCACCTTCCGGCGCACGATATTCGTGCAAGGCGGATCAGCGACGGCGTGATTGGCCGGCCGGGATGAAGTGGTAGTGGTGCCGGATCGCGGCGACGACGGTTGGAATGCCCTTCCACGCTTCGGCATAGACCGCTTTTGTCTCCGCGCTCGGCTGCGGTCGGCCCAGATAGGGTTTGCCTCGGTCGTCCTGGCAGTAGAGCAGGATTGGCAGCATTTTCTCGTGGAGGGGATGGGACGGATCCATCGCTGTCTTCCAGTCTGCTCGGTTCAGGTTGACCGCGGCGAGGAAGCCCTCACACCAGTCTGCCGGCCAGATGTCACCATTGCCCCGACGCCGATGGTGCGGCCTGATGATCGTGCGGTTGGTGAGTTCGGCGCCGATGCGGTTGAAGCGGTCAGCCGCAGCCTTCATGGCAGCGAACTCCGGCGTGCCGCCGACATTGAGCGCGCCGTGCTCGAGCGCCAGTGCCTTAAGCAGTGCGCCGATCAGGTCAAGACCAACCGGACCGGCGGCAAGCGCGGTGATGAAGCCGTCGAGCATGGCAAGGTTTGTGGTCAATGGCCCGATTGCGCGGCGCGCCTGCAGCCAGCGATC containing:
- a CDS encoding YecA family protein, encoding MTTKRSAAQAPAPERAMEDKELDRWLQARRAIGPLTTNLAMLDGFITALAAGPVGLDLIGALLKALALEHGALNVGGTPEFAAMKAAADRFNRIGAELTNRTIIRPHHRRRGNGDIWPADWCEGFLAAVNLNRADWKTAMDPSHPLHEKMLPILLYCQDDRGKPYLGRPQPSAETKAVYAEAWKGIPTVVAAIRHHYHFIPAGQSRRR